In Nakamurella antarctica, the following are encoded in one genomic region:
- the rdgB gene encoding RdgB/HAM1 family non-canonical purine NTP pyrophosphatase yields MSRILLATRNAKKLAELQRILGDSVKVLGLSDVREFPEEPETGATFEANAVDKAVQAARETGEISLADDSGFCVDALNSMPGVLSARWAGHHGDDDANKQLVLAQLTDTPDERRGAEFVCALALAVPGEEPRVVRGQWRGVVIREERGSNGFGYDPIFVPEGGDGRSSAELTPAEKDAQSHRGLATALMLPQLKAALGLI; encoded by the coding sequence ATGAGCCGCATTCTGCTTGCCACCCGAAATGCCAAAAAACTCGCCGAGCTGCAACGCATCCTGGGTGACAGCGTGAAGGTTCTCGGGCTCTCCGACGTCCGCGAGTTTCCCGAGGAACCCGAAACAGGCGCCACTTTCGAAGCAAACGCGGTGGACAAGGCGGTCCAGGCGGCGCGGGAAACAGGTGAGATCTCGTTGGCCGACGACTCCGGATTTTGTGTTGATGCGCTGAACTCGATGCCTGGCGTGCTGTCCGCTAGGTGGGCTGGTCACCATGGCGATGACGATGCGAATAAGCAGCTCGTACTGGCGCAGCTGACCGACACGCCCGACGAACGTCGGGGGGCCGAATTCGTCTGCGCCCTCGCGCTCGCGGTGCCAGGCGAGGAGCCGAGAGTGGTCCGCGGCCAGTGGCGCGGGGTAGTAATCCGAGAAGAGCGCGGCAGCAACGGCTTTGGCTACGATCCCATTTTCGTGCCCGAGGGTGGCGACGGTCGCTCTTCGGCGGAGTTGACGCCCGCAGAGAAGGACGCGCAGTCGCATCGCGGTCTAGCCACCGCCTTAATGCTGCCGCAGCTCAAGGCGGCCCTCGGGCTGATCTGA
- a CDS encoding DUF2017 domain-containing protein: MASFKRHRGHIVGHLEPAESQLLADLMNQIRQMLAGRRAQAPLDPLDAITGMATAPSTAPEDPALARLLPDFHRSDADLAGGMRMLYEPELLAAKDAAAIALLDSLPLGGGAVRLDPDEAQTWAAALNDVRLALGVRLNITSDDGEPDLEREELEGRVPPCSTSTVG, translated from the coding sequence ATGGCATCGTTTAAGCGGCACCGGGGCCACATCGTGGGCCACCTTGAGCCTGCCGAATCACAGTTGTTGGCTGACTTGATGAACCAAATCCGGCAGATGCTGGCCGGGCGACGGGCTCAAGCCCCGCTCGATCCGCTCGATGCCATCACCGGAATGGCGACGGCGCCCAGCACTGCTCCAGAAGACCCGGCGTTGGCGCGGTTGCTGCCGGATTTTCACCGTAGTGATGCGGACCTCGCTGGCGGAATGCGGATGCTGTACGAACCGGAGTTGTTAGCGGCCAAGGACGCCGCGGCGATCGCACTCCTGGACTCACTCCCGCTGGGCGGCGGAGCGGTGCGACTGGACCCCGATGAGGCGCAAACCTGGGCCGCAGCTCTCAACGATGTGCGGCTAGCGCTCGGCGTGCGTCTCAATATCACGTCTGATGACGGCGAACCAGACTTGGAACGCGAGGAGTTGGAGGGGCGGGTCCCGCCATGTTCAACGTCTACCGTTGGTTGA
- the clpS gene encoding ATP-dependent Clp protease adapter ClpS, producing the protein MTSAPIAPPVEVAEEVTSADHPWVTIVWNDPVNLMSYVTMVFVKLLGHPKSKAEKLMSDVHVKGKAAVSSGTREAMEIDVAKLQGAGLWATLQQDN; encoded by the coding sequence GTGACCTCTGCCCCGATCGCCCCGCCTGTTGAAGTTGCCGAAGAGGTGACCTCTGCTGACCACCCGTGGGTGACGATTGTCTGGAACGACCCGGTCAACTTGATGTCGTACGTCACAATGGTGTTCGTGAAGCTGCTGGGCCATCCGAAGTCCAAGGCGGAGAAGTTGATGTCTGACGTACACGTCAAAGGCAAGGCAGCGGTGTCCTCGGGCACTCGTGAAGCCATGGAGATCGATGTCGCGAAGCTCCAAGGCGCAGGGTTATGGGCCACGCTGCAGCAGGACAACTAG
- a CDS encoding rhomboid family intramembrane serine protease: MTLSASTPSMQPGKASKKDLIPAQWQQALIVPGAFLVVMYLVQLVQAVMPAAGDAALVHFAGVEPRQVDGLVGVITSPFVHANWGHLFANTIPFLVFGFLLMVNGAKQFIAVTVLVWLIAGMGTWLTGDGNSVVIGASGVVFGWLAYLVTRGVFTRNFWQIVMGIVLLAIWGSIFWGVLPSANQVSWQAHLFGSIGGLVAAFLVSKADGPRTRKSAGTQAQSEGFGPAAA, from the coding sequence ATGACTCTTTCGGCGTCCACTCCGTCCATGCAGCCCGGGAAGGCGAGTAAGAAAGACCTCATTCCCGCTCAGTGGCAGCAGGCGTTGATCGTTCCTGGTGCGTTTTTGGTAGTGATGTATCTCGTGCAGTTGGTGCAGGCGGTAATGCCTGCCGCTGGAGATGCCGCTCTGGTCCACTTTGCAGGTGTAGAACCACGGCAGGTTGATGGCTTGGTCGGGGTGATCACCTCGCCGTTTGTCCATGCCAATTGGGGTCACCTTTTCGCGAACACCATCCCATTCTTAGTATTCGGTTTCCTCCTGATGGTCAATGGGGCCAAGCAATTCATCGCTGTCACCGTGTTGGTGTGGCTGATCGCTGGCATGGGGACCTGGCTCACCGGGGACGGCAATTCGGTGGTGATCGGGGCTTCAGGTGTGGTGTTTGGCTGGCTTGCCTACCTGGTGACCCGCGGTGTGTTCACCCGGAACTTCTGGCAGATCGTAATGGGCATAGTGCTTCTCGCAATCTGGGGCTCCATCTTTTGGGGCGTATTGCCCTCGGCTAACCAGGTTTCGTGGCAGGCTCACCTGTTCGGTTCCATCGGCGGTCTCGTGGCTGCGTTCCTAGTGTCGAAAGCTGACGGGCCGCGAACGCGGAAGTCGGCTGGGACCCAGGCACAGAGTGAGGGCTTCGGACCTGCCGCCGCATAG
- a CDS encoding nicotinate phosphoribosyltransferase gives MTAAPHSPYRRSTALMTDHYELTMLQAALAEGSADRSCTFEAFTRRLPEGRRYGVVAGIGRVVEALHDFTFGDDELAQLAPILDEATLTYLSNYRFDGDIDAYPEGELFFAGSPILTVRGSFGSACILETLILSILNHDCAIASAAARMVSVAAGRRLIEMGSRRTHEESAVACARAAYLAGFGSTSNLEAGRRYGIPTGGTAAHSFTLLHDTEEAAFVAQIASLGVDTTLLVDTYDITQGIATAIKVAGTDLGAIRIDSGDLGVLARAARDQLDALGATKTKVVLSGDLDEYAIAALRSEPVDVYGVGTSVVTGSGAPTASMVYKLVEVDGRPVAKRSENKKSYGGRKSALRRYRDTGTATEEVVYLADGPAPESLANDKILPQPLLRAGKPVEGLPKLQDSRQHLAAALVSLPWAGLKLSRGEAAIPTTSLIP, from the coding sequence ATGACAGCCGCACCGCATTCGCCGTATCGCCGCAGTACCGCTCTGATGACAGACCACTACGAGCTAACGATGCTGCAAGCAGCGCTGGCCGAGGGCAGTGCCGATCGGTCTTGCACGTTCGAGGCGTTTACCCGGCGGCTACCAGAGGGGAGGCGCTACGGCGTAGTGGCGGGGATAGGCCGCGTCGTAGAGGCGCTGCACGACTTCACTTTCGGGGATGACGAACTCGCGCAGCTCGCACCCATTCTCGACGAAGCAACTCTGACCTACCTCTCGAACTACCGCTTTGATGGCGACATCGACGCCTACCCCGAAGGCGAGCTGTTCTTCGCCGGCTCCCCTATCTTGACGGTCCGCGGAAGCTTCGGATCGGCCTGCATCCTGGAGACGTTGATCCTGTCGATCCTCAACCACGACTGCGCCATCGCCTCCGCCGCAGCCCGGATGGTCTCAGTAGCGGCTGGCAGGCGCCTGATCGAAATGGGATCGCGCCGTACCCACGAGGAATCTGCGGTTGCCTGCGCGCGCGCGGCTTACCTTGCCGGCTTCGGATCTACCTCGAATCTGGAGGCGGGACGCCGCTACGGGATCCCCACCGGAGGCACCGCCGCCCACTCATTCACGTTGCTGCACGACACAGAAGAAGCCGCCTTCGTCGCGCAGATCGCTTCTCTCGGGGTGGACACCACCCTGCTGGTTGACACCTACGACATCACCCAAGGCATCGCCACCGCGATCAAGGTCGCGGGCACCGATCTGGGCGCCATCCGCATTGACTCGGGAGACTTGGGCGTACTGGCCAGAGCAGCTCGGGATCAGCTCGACGCGTTGGGTGCAACGAAAACGAAGGTAGTGCTCTCCGGTGATCTCGACGAATATGCCATCGCGGCGCTTCGATCGGAACCTGTTGATGTCTACGGCGTTGGGACCTCCGTCGTCACCGGATCAGGTGCGCCTACCGCGAGTATGGTCTACAAACTGGTCGAAGTGGATGGCCGGCCCGTCGCAAAACGCAGCGAAAACAAGAAGTCGTACGGCGGGCGCAAATCAGCGCTCCGCCGCTATCGCGACACGGGCACCGCCACCGAAGAGGTTGTCTACCTTGCTGACGGTCCTGCGCCCGAGAGCCTTGCGAACGACAAGATTTTGCCGCAGCCGCTCCTCCGTGCCGGCAAGCCCGTCGAAGGTCTACCGAAACTCCAGGACTCCCGGCAGCACCTTGCCGCCGCACTTGTCAGCCTGCCGTGGGCTGGACTAAAGCTCTCTCGAGGTGAGGCAGCCATCCCCACCACGTCGTTAATTCCCTGA
- the rph gene encoding ribonuclease PH, whose product MVRNDGRNDDELRPVRFTRGYQLHPAGSVLVEFGGTKVLCAASVTPGVPRWRKGSGSGWLTAEYAMLPSATHTRSDREAVRGKIGGRTHEISRLIGRSLRACIDLAALGENTIAIDCDVLQADGGTRTAAVTGAYVALADALTWMHASGVLAHPQTLSCQIAGVSVGVVGGKVRLDLPYEEDSRAEVDMNVVATDAGTIVEVQGTGEGATFSRATLNTMIDSALAGIHVLTRLQREALAAPYPKQLPEPKKSVKN is encoded by the coding sequence ATGGTGCGTAACGACGGCAGAAACGACGACGAACTCCGGCCCGTAAGGTTCACTCGCGGCTATCAATTGCATCCCGCTGGCAGTGTTTTGGTGGAATTTGGCGGGACTAAAGTGCTGTGCGCCGCAAGTGTGACTCCGGGAGTTCCGCGGTGGCGCAAAGGTTCTGGCTCAGGGTGGCTTACCGCCGAATATGCGATGTTGCCGTCGGCAACCCACACCAGATCGGATCGGGAAGCGGTGCGCGGCAAAATCGGTGGTCGGACCCACGAGATATCCAGGCTGATAGGTCGGTCACTTCGTGCTTGCATTGATCTTGCCGCGCTGGGGGAGAACACCATCGCTATCGACTGCGATGTACTGCAAGCAGATGGCGGTACTCGCACCGCAGCCGTCACGGGCGCGTACGTGGCGCTGGCAGATGCATTGACCTGGATGCACGCCTCTGGCGTGTTGGCCCACCCGCAAACGTTGTCCTGCCAGATCGCCGGAGTCTCGGTCGGTGTAGTCGGCGGCAAAGTGCGGCTGGATTTGCCGTACGAGGAAGATTCGCGCGCTGAGGTCGACATGAATGTGGTGGCCACGGACGCTGGGACCATCGTGGAGGTGCAGGGCACGGGGGAGGGCGCCACATTCTCGAGAGCCACCCTGAACACAATGATCGATTCTGCGCTGGCTGGTATTCACGTCCTGACAAGGCTGCAGCGTGAAGCGCTGGCAGCGCCGTACCCAAAACAGCTGCCCGAGCCCAAGAAATCGGTAAAAAACTGA